One Faecalispora anaeroviscerum genomic window carries:
- the rd gene encoding rubredoxin: MAKYVCDACGYVYDPVVGDPDNGIAPGTSFADLPEDWTCPECGASKDMFSPQ; the protein is encoded by the coding sequence ATGGCAAAATATGTATGTGATGCTTGCGGCTATGTATACGATCCGGTAGTTGGGGATCCCGATAACGGAATCGCTCCCGGTACTAGTTTTGCAGATCTTCCCGAGGATTGGACCTGTCCGGAATGCGGGGCTTCCAAGGATATGTTCAGCCCCCAGTAA
- a CDS encoding recombinase family protein, whose product MVAIYARQSVDREDSVSTESQIEACRYEVRGEAFREYVDKGYSGKNTDRPCFQELIADIRKGEVSKVVVYRLDRISRSILDFSNMMALFHQYGVEFVSSTERFDTSTSMGRAMLSICMVFAQLERETIQQRVADAYYSRSEKGFYMGGRIPYGFRLAETSIHGKRTKGYVICEEEAEHIRMMYRMYAEPGTSYGDIAACFQDRGITYRGKPWPRARIADFLKTPIYVQADLEVYEFFREQGTVIESPPEDFIGTNGCYYYRGKDSVQRKQADFKDNRLVLAPHRGIIPAGLWLKCRKKCQQNKQIQPARKAVHTWLAGLVKCGNCHYALTFKKYNTRSSRYLLCSRKMNSKACKGAGTIYADEFEATIYDQMVQKLREFSVLAQEKEVLENPEAAVLHLEWNKTEQEIEALLDKVASADADLMKLINRRVTELSAKRDQLEHRLAGCACADVASQGQIKDYLNEWECLSLNDKRKVAESLIGVIYATSEQVEINWKI is encoded by the coding sequence ATGGTCGCAATTTATGCCCGGCAGTCGGTAGACCGGGAAGACAGTGTTTCTACGGAAAGCCAGATTGAGGCCTGCCGGTACGAGGTTCGGGGCGAGGCTTTCCGCGAATATGTGGATAAAGGGTACAGCGGAAAAAATACAGACCGGCCCTGCTTTCAGGAGCTGATTGCGGACATCAGGAAAGGCGAAGTCTCGAAGGTGGTCGTATACCGGCTCGACCGGATCAGCCGCTCCATTCTCGACTTTTCCAATATGATGGCCCTGTTTCATCAATATGGGGTCGAGTTCGTTTCTTCCACGGAACGGTTCGATACCTCCACGTCTATGGGGCGCGCGATGCTGAGTATCTGCATGGTGTTTGCCCAGCTGGAACGCGAAACCATCCAGCAGCGCGTGGCGGATGCGTATTATTCTCGCAGCGAAAAAGGGTTTTATATGGGCGGCCGCATTCCGTACGGATTTCGTCTGGCCGAAACCTCGATTCACGGAAAACGGACAAAAGGATACGTTATATGCGAGGAGGAAGCCGAGCATATCCGAATGATGTACCGAATGTACGCTGAGCCGGGTACGTCGTATGGCGATATTGCCGCCTGCTTTCAGGACCGTGGGATCACTTACCGGGGAAAGCCGTGGCCGCGCGCGAGAATTGCCGATTTTTTGAAAACCCCGATTTATGTTCAGGCCGATTTGGAGGTGTATGAATTTTTTCGGGAGCAGGGAACTGTAATCGAATCCCCGCCGGAGGATTTTATCGGGACCAACGGCTGCTATTATTACAGGGGAAAAGACTCTGTGCAGCGAAAACAGGCTGATTTCAAGGATAACCGGCTGGTGCTGGCGCCCCACCGGGGAATCATTCCTGCCGGGCTTTGGCTGAAATGCCGCAAAAAGTGCCAGCAAAACAAGCAGATTCAGCCGGCGCGGAAAGCGGTACATACCTGGCTTGCGGGTCTGGTGAAATGCGGCAATTGCCATTATGCGCTCACCTTCAAGAAGTACAATACGCGCAGTTCCCGCTATCTGCTTTGCAGCCGGAAAATGAATTCCAAGGCCTGCAAGGGTGCCGGAACCATTTATGCGGATGAATTTGAAGCAACGATCTATGATCAGATGGTTCAAAAGCTGCGGGAATTTTCGGTTTTGGCCCAGGAAAAAGAGGTTCTGGAGAATCCGGAGGCCGCAGTGCTGCACTTGGAATGGAATAAGACGGAACAGGAAATCGAGGCCCTGTTGGATAAAGTCGCTTCGGCCGACGCCGATTTAATGAAGCTGATTAACCGGCGGGTCACCGAATTATCTGCAAAGCGCGATCAGCTGGAACATCGGCTCGCTGGCTGCGCGTGTGCCGATGTGGCTAGTCAGGGACAAATAAAAGATTACCTGAACGAATGGGAGTGTCTGTCTCTCAATGACAAACGAAAGGTGGCTGAGAGCTTGATTGGAGTGATTTACGCCACCAGTGAGCAGGTCGAAATCAATTGGAAAATATAA
- a CDS encoding FprA family A-type flavoprotein yields MATKKLADHIYSVGVLNPGLRVFDIIMESPYGSSYNAYLITGQKNVLIDTVHADFFEEYLENIQGIIDISEIDYLIMNHTEPDHSGSVAKLLALNPNIEIYSTMAAKKYITAIANQEFRFHVVKSGETLDLGDRSLQFIVAPLLHWPDSMFTWDEKSGLLFTCDFLGTHFCEPTMVDTNMHYREKYLEQVRHYYECIFGPFKPYVLSGLDKMKDLPVRMVCPSHGPCLVQGIEEIKALYRKWSLPAERDRRKISILYASAYGCTKQLAEAAYEELSADSELDVRLIDVVFTPFEQSAAAANEADALLMGSCTINRDAPKIVWDVLSSIDAINVRSKPAGAFGAFGWSGEAVGMMRSRLEHLKYSFVGEGIRSNFTPTADDLAKMKCYARSIADQISE; encoded by the coding sequence ATGGCAACGAAGAAATTAGCGGACCACATTTATTCGGTCGGGGTATTGAATCCTGGTTTGCGTGTGTTTGATATTATTATGGAGTCTCCTTATGGGAGCAGCTACAATGCATACCTGATCACCGGCCAGAAGAATGTGCTGATCGACACGGTTCATGCAGATTTCTTTGAGGAATATCTCGAGAATATTCAGGGGATTATCGATATTTCCGAAATCGATTACCTGATTATGAACCATACAGAACCGGATCATTCCGGCAGCGTGGCAAAGCTGCTGGCACTGAACCCCAATATTGAGATTTACTCCACAATGGCGGCGAAGAAATACATTACGGCCATTGCGAACCAGGAGTTCCGGTTCCACGTAGTAAAATCGGGGGAAACTCTGGATTTGGGCGATCGGTCGCTGCAATTTATCGTGGCACCTCTTCTGCACTGGCCAGATTCCATGTTTACGTGGGATGAAAAGAGCGGGTTGCTGTTTACCTGCGATTTTCTGGGAACGCATTTCTGCGAACCCACCATGGTGGATACCAACATGCACTACCGGGAGAAATACCTGGAGCAGGTACGCCACTATTATGAATGTATTTTCGGCCCGTTCAAGCCCTATGTGCTCAGCGGTCTGGATAAAATGAAGGATCTGCCGGTTCGGATGGTTTGCCCAAGCCACGGGCCCTGCCTTGTTCAGGGAATTGAAGAGATCAAAGCGCTTTACCGCAAATGGAGCTTGCCCGCAGAGCGTGACCGCAGAAAGATTTCGATTCTGTACGCTTCCGCATATGGATGCACCAAGCAGCTGGCGGAGGCGGCTTATGAAGAGCTTTCCGCCGATTCCGAGCTGGATGTGCGCCTGATCGACGTGGTCTTTACTCCGTTTGAACAGTCCGCTGCCGCCGCAAACGAAGCGGACGCTCTTCTCATGGGCTCCTGCACCATTAACCGTGATGCGCCCAAAATCGTTTGGGATGTGCTGTCGAGTATTGACGCAATTAATGTTCGTTCCAAGCCGGCCGGCGCTTTCGGTGCGTTTGGCTGGAGCGGCGAGGCTGTTGGTATGATGCGCTCCCGCTTGGAGCATTTAAAGTACAGCTTTGTGGGAGAAGGAATCCGTTCGAATTTCACCCCCACGGCAGATGATCTGGCAAAAATGAAGTGCTATGCGCGCAGCATCGCCGACCAGATTTCCGAATGA
- a CDS encoding calcium-translocating P-type ATPase, PMCA-type has protein sequence MSREECVRQLKTDPKRGLTVPQVELRKREYGQNELREGKRPSLASKFIAQFKDFMVIILLIAAAVSFFTSLFRHESDYIDPIIILLIVIVNAVIGVAQESRAEKAIDALKKLSSPESIVMREGKRIKVPSKEIVPGDIVFLTEGDFVPADLRILEAHNLRAEESALTGESLPVEKSAELVCGERTPLGDRKNMMYSSSSVAAGRGVGVVVETGMETQVGKIAHMIHSEEAPQTPLQKRLAHTGKVLGIGALAICAVIFIMGLIQSVEPLDMFMISISLAVAAIPEGLPAVVTIVLAMGVRRMANCRAIVRRMPAVETLGSASVICSDKTGTLTQNKMTVVEVAGYDGLLTKEDPQARRILELATLCNNCTVSGDKIQGDPTEAALLAASPVPKDQLERRMPRIREIPFQSARKMMTTVHRLDNQQYRIITKGAPDLLMERCTTCQGGSFTAPMDQQVRRELQRRNEQMASRALRVLGVAYRDVRQLPPENEWEKDLVFCGFIGMIDPPRPEAERAVSLCKKAGIRAVMITGDHVATAIAIASKLGMMGAEDKALTGQQLDQMEQRDLERNIYQYSVFARVSPEHKVRIVKAYQKRGEVVAMTGDGVNDAPALKAADIGCAMGISGTDVAKGAADMVLTDDNFATIVEAVREGRGIYANIRKTIHFLISCNIGEILTVFMAFLLHLPLTLLAIQLLWINLVTDSLPALALGVEPIEDDVMEQPPHRQNESVFAGGMGYNILVEGCLIGALALLAYSVGRAFFDIDPSYPIIGRTMSFATLSLSQIVHSYNMRSSHSLFRIGFFSNPQLVVASVICTLMQVSVIAVAPVAQIFKTAVLSGAQWVAVALISLVPFVIVEAEKALLGATSGKKENEKRNILRKN, from the coding sequence CTGTCCAGAGAGGAATGTGTACGGCAGTTAAAAACAGATCCCAAGCGGGGGCTTACCGTACCACAGGTGGAACTACGGAAAAGGGAATATGGACAAAACGAGCTGCGGGAGGGCAAACGGCCTAGCCTGGCCTCTAAATTTATAGCGCAGTTTAAAGACTTTATGGTTATTATCCTGCTGATTGCCGCGGCAGTTTCGTTTTTTACCTCCTTGTTCCGGCACGAAAGTGATTACATAGACCCTATTATCATTCTGTTGATCGTAATTGTTAACGCGGTGATCGGTGTAGCGCAGGAAAGCCGTGCCGAAAAGGCGATCGATGCCCTGAAGAAGCTCTCTTCGCCGGAATCCATAGTCATGCGCGAGGGCAAGCGGATCAAGGTCCCTTCCAAAGAAATTGTTCCCGGCGACATCGTCTTTCTCACGGAGGGTGATTTTGTTCCGGCCGATCTGCGCATTCTTGAAGCTCATAATCTGCGGGCGGAGGAATCCGCGCTTACCGGGGAATCCCTGCCGGTAGAAAAATCGGCAGAGCTTGTCTGCGGAGAACGGACACCGCTCGGCGACCGGAAAAATATGATGTATTCCAGCAGCAGCGTTGCGGCCGGGCGCGGCGTAGGCGTGGTGGTTGAAACCGGAATGGAAACACAGGTGGGGAAAATTGCCCATATGATTCATTCGGAGGAAGCGCCTCAGACTCCTCTGCAAAAGCGGCTGGCCCATACGGGAAAGGTTTTGGGTATCGGCGCGCTGGCAATCTGTGCCGTGATCTTTATCATGGGGCTGATTCAGAGCGTAGAGCCGCTGGATATGTTCATGATTTCCATCAGTCTGGCGGTAGCCGCAATCCCCGAGGGGCTGCCGGCAGTTGTTACAATCGTTCTGGCCATGGGAGTGCGTCGCATGGCAAACTGCCGTGCCATTGTGCGCCGTATGCCCGCGGTGGAAACCCTTGGCAGCGCCAGCGTGATTTGCTCGGATAAAACCGGAACGCTCACTCAGAACAAAATGACGGTAGTGGAGGTAGCCGGCTACGACGGTTTACTCACGAAGGAGGACCCCCAAGCCAGACGCATTCTGGAGCTGGCGACGTTGTGCAACAACTGCACGGTTTCGGGCGATAAAATACAGGGAGACCCCACCGAGGCCGCGCTTTTGGCGGCTTCTCCCGTTCCCAAGGATCAGCTCGAGCGCCGCATGCCGAGAATCCGTGAAATTCCGTTCCAGTCTGCACGCAAGATGATGACGACGGTTCACCGGCTCGACAATCAGCAGTACCGCATCATCACAAAGGGCGCGCCGGATCTGCTGATGGAGCGCTGCACTACCTGCCAGGGCGGCAGCTTTACCGCCCCAATGGATCAGCAGGTGCGGCGTGAGCTGCAGCGCAGAAATGAGCAGATGGCTTCCCGCGCACTGCGCGTGCTAGGGGTCGCCTACCGCGACGTCCGGCAACTTCCGCCGGAAAATGAGTGGGAAAAAGACCTGGTGTTCTGCGGCTTTATCGGGATGATCGATCCCCCGCGACCTGAAGCGGAGCGGGCGGTGAGTCTGTGTAAAAAAGCGGGGATTCGCGCCGTAATGATCACCGGGGATCACGTGGCAACGGCAATTGCGATTGCCAGCAAGCTGGGAATGATGGGCGCCGAGGACAAAGCGCTCACCGGCCAGCAGCTTGATCAGATGGAGCAGCGCGATCTGGAACGGAACATTTACCAGTATTCGGTATTTGCCCGAGTGTCGCCAGAGCATAAGGTGCGCATTGTAAAGGCCTACCAGAAGCGTGGCGAGGTTGTGGCCATGACGGGCGACGGCGTCAACGACGCTCCGGCGCTCAAAGCGGCAGACATTGGCTGTGCCATGGGGATTTCAGGCACCGATGTGGCAAAGGGAGCGGCTGACATGGTGCTCACCGACGATAATTTTGCAACAATTGTGGAGGCGGTTCGCGAAGGCCGCGGCATCTACGCAAACATTCGCAAAACGATTCATTTCCTCATCTCCTGCAATATTGGTGAGATTCTTACCGTGTTCATGGCGTTTTTGCTGCACCTGCCCCTGACACTTCTGGCCATTCAGCTTCTGTGGATTAATCTGGTGACCGATTCCCTGCCCGCTTTGGCGCTCGGTGTAGAGCCCATTGAAGATGATGTGATGGAACAACCCCCGCATCGGCAAAATGAGAGCGTTTTCGCGGGTGGAATGGGCTACAATATTTTAGTGGAGGGCTGTTTGATCGGTGCTTTGGCGCTGCTGGCTTATAGTGTGGGCCGTGCGTTTTTCGACATAGACCCTTCTTATCCGATCATCGGCCGAACCATGTCATTCGCAACCCTGAGTCTTTCTCAGATCGTACATAGTTACAACATGCGTTCGTCCCATTCTCTGTTCCGCATCGGATTTTTCAGCAATCCGCAGCTCGTAGTGGCCTCCGTCATCTGCACGCTCATGCAGGTTTCGGTGATCGCGGTGGCGCCAGTGGCGCAGATTTTCAAAACAGCGGTGCTTAGCGGTGCCCAGTGGGTGGCAGTTGCGCTGATTTCGCTGGTTCCTTTTGTCATAGTGGAGGCAGAGAAGGCACTGCTTGGTGCTACATCTGGTAAGAAAGAAAATGAGAAGCGAAACATATTGAGGAAAAACTAA
- a CDS encoding DUF6514 family protein: MVKNVGKVIVLRQNKVLEYYVFGDEKTGFGIRIVQRGTVNAQAEYENVSCSEASAMALARTLATGTVCPGHLCNILEDRGF; this comes from the coding sequence ATGGTCAAAAATGTTGGGAAGGTCATCGTTTTGCGGCAAAACAAAGTTTTGGAGTATTATGTATTTGGCGATGAAAAGACTGGCTTCGGAATTCGCATTGTACAACGGGGGACTGTCAATGCGCAGGCCGAATATGAGAATGTGAGCTGTAGCGAAGCGAGCGCAATGGCTTTGGCCCGTACTCTAGCCACGGGTACGGTGTGTCCCGGGCATTTGTGCAACATTTTGGAGGATCGTGGTTTTTAG
- a CDS encoding cyclase family protein, whose translation MKFYDISRELFSADVYPGDPVPWSERIRRIDTGDDYNLSAFFTGSHSGTHLDAPRHFLEDGDTIDRIPPEFLIGPCTVISVEGIVTGDRIEELLPVCQKRILFHGDGQAFLDRSAAFVLADSGAILVGTDAISIGSEAEERLVHLELLGADIPILEGAVLDGVPDGDYLLIALPLKLRGLEASPCRAVLVQGSLPEDERLV comes from the coding sequence ATGAAGTTCTATGACATCTCCCGCGAATTATTTTCTGCCGATGTATACCCGGGCGACCCTGTTCCCTGGTCGGAACGGATTCGCCGCATCGATACCGGCGATGACTACAACCTGTCCGCATTTTTTACCGGCTCTCACAGCGGCACTCACCTGGATGCACCCCGTCATTTTCTGGAGGATGGGGACACAATCGACCGGATTCCGCCGGAATTTCTAATCGGGCCATGCACGGTGATTTCGGTAGAGGGAATTGTGACGGGTGACCGGATAGAAGAGCTTTTGCCCGTCTGCCAAAAGCGGATTTTGTTCCACGGCGACGGTCAGGCCTTTTTAGACCGCAGTGCCGCGTTTGTTCTGGCAGACAGCGGTGCGATTCTGGTGGGAACGGATGCGATTTCGATCGGCAGCGAAGCCGAAGAGCGATTGGTTCATCTGGAGCTTTTGGGCGCGGATATTCCGATTTTGGAGGGTGCTGTTCTCGACGGCGTTCCGGACGGGGACTACCTTTTGATCGCGCTGCCCCTGAAGCTGCGCGGGCTGGAGGCTTCTCCCTGCCGCGCAGTGCTGGTGCAGGGCTCCCTGCCGGAGGACGAACGCCTTGTATAA
- a CDS encoding N-acetylmuramoyl-L-alanine amidase family protein: MLKRIMSLLLAVGMLFCTGGGMCVSAAEATQTAGEVLMKSNTNTQAAQPAFRVYLSPSPQYYNLYPDGKSEEDYMRQIANWMAQYLQEYGIETIIAPSSAQVPASEWGTMLQARANQAAQNNCTLYLSIHSNAAPEVLSGQYNGCFIYYQTNHPMSGLWAQIVKDNFIYPEGDMIKLANNQTLTEMAYPEMPALLVQTAFHDNPRDADWIMHNTQRIAANLSYSIAQYRKEYYGVPIKEITNPSLQIPFL; this comes from the coding sequence ATGCTGAAACGAATAATGAGCCTTTTGCTCGCAGTGGGAATGCTATTCTGCACGGGTGGCGGCATGTGCGTATCTGCTGCCGAAGCAACGCAAACAGCGGGTGAAGTGCTTATGAAATCAAATACCAATACCCAGGCTGCACAGCCGGCATTCCGGGTGTATCTCAGCCCATCGCCGCAGTATTATAATCTGTACCCCGACGGAAAATCTGAAGAAGATTATATGCGGCAGATCGCCAACTGGATGGCTCAGTATTTGCAGGAGTACGGGATTGAAACCATTATTGCGCCATCGAGCGCACAGGTTCCCGCAAGCGAATGGGGAACGATGTTGCAGGCCCGTGCGAATCAGGCCGCGCAGAACAACTGTACTTTGTATCTGTCCATTCACTCAAATGCCGCGCCGGAGGTGCTCTCTGGCCAGTATAACGGCTGCTTTATTTATTACCAGACCAATCACCCCATGAGCGGGCTTTGGGCTCAGATTGTAAAAGATAATTTCATTTATCCTGAAGGGGATATGATCAAACTGGCGAACAACCAGACCTTAACGGAGATGGCGTACCCCGAAATGCCCGCGCTGCTGGTGCAGACAGCATTCCACGATAACCCGCGCGACGCGGACTGGATTATGCACAACACGCAGCGGATTGCCGCAAACCTCTCTTACTCCATCGCGCAGTACCGCAAAGAGTATTACGGTGTACCGATCAAAGAAATTACAAATCCCAGTTTGCAAATTCCGTTTTTATAA
- a CDS encoding RDD family protein, with protein MQPLENNTTTPGGFFVRLTAYLIDLLLIGTILFVTVRLPLMLVQAQNPDSWFLSPILFRFSPYDIFLYLAASAYFIVMTYLTGATIGKRLMNLRVVACDDSKLTLVNVLYRETIGRYLSSLLFIGYLMIGASESKQGLHDRLCDTQVIYTCKCRPVGYGKASPAYGYGGAQAPAAPSAPVSYRPYGQANPEAVHELPEQALPGETESPAHTEEQEPK; from the coding sequence ATGCAGCCATTGGAGAATAACACAACCACTCCGGGCGGATTTTTCGTTCGCCTAACCGCTTACCTGATTGATCTTTTACTGATTGGAACCATCCTTTTTGTGACGGTTCGCCTGCCGCTGATGCTGGTGCAGGCTCAAAACCCTGATTCGTGGTTTTTGAGCCCGATTCTCTTCCGTTTCAGCCCGTACGATATTTTCTTGTATCTGGCCGCATCGGCCTATTTTATCGTGATGACGTACCTGACCGGTGCAACCATCGGCAAACGCCTGATGAACCTGCGCGTGGTCGCCTGCGACGACAGCAAGCTGACGCTCGTAAACGTTCTCTACCGTGAAACCATTGGACGTTACCTTTCCTCCCTTTTGTTCATCGGCTACCTGATGATTGGCGCAAGTGAAAGCAAACAGGGTCTCCACGACCGTCTTTGTGACACACAGGTGATTTACACCTGCAAATGCCGGCCTGTGGGATACGGCAAGGCTTCCCCGGCCTACGGATACGGCGGAGCTCAGGCTCCCGCCGCACCTTCTGCTCCTGTTTCGTACCGGCCCTACGGGCAGGCGAACCCCGAGGCTGTTCACGAATTGCCTGAACAGGCGCTGCCCGGTGAAACGGAGTCCCCGGCTCACACGGAGGAGCAGGAACCCAAATAA
- a CDS encoding O-acetyl-ADP-ribose deacetylase yields the protein MEISIIQGDITVFVADAIVNAANTSLLGGGGVDGAIHRAAGPGLLEECRTLHGCETGQAKLTSGHRLPVKYVIHTPGPVWHGGGAGEEGLLASCYRSCLHLAEENGCRTVAFPSISTGVYHFPLECAAYIAVREILAFSKTSETVQSVTMVCFDEGTKAAYETALRHAQK from the coding sequence ATGGAAATTTCCATTATTCAGGGGGATATTACGGTTTTTGTGGCAGATGCGATTGTCAATGCCGCTAACACCTCTTTGCTTGGCGGCGGCGGAGTAGATGGAGCCATTCACCGGGCAGCTGGCCCAGGGTTGCTGGAGGAATGCAGAACGCTTCACGGGTGCGAAACCGGTCAGGCCAAACTCACGTCGGGGCATCGCTTGCCGGTAAAGTATGTGATCCACACGCCCGGGCCGGTCTGGCACGGCGGTGGAGCGGGGGAAGAGGGACTGCTGGCCTCCTGCTACCGGAGCTGCCTGCACCTTGCGGAAGAAAACGGATGCCGTACCGTGGCGTTTCCCTCCATCAGTACAGGCGTGTACCATTTCCCGCTGGAATGTGCCGCTTATATTGCCGTAAGGGAAATCCTTGCGTTTTCCAAAACTTCTGAAACAGTGCAGTCGGTCACAATGGTCTGTTTTGATGAAGGAACGAAAGCCGCTTACGAAACGGCCCTCCGGCACGCGCAGAAGTGA
- the sppA gene encoding signal peptide peptidase SppA, translating into MNKKQITGLIAAALVFVFVCGSSMAIRSFAGQQETNYFDKLLGAAEDVSQDFPTSPFVGVVTVEGTIQASSSTSSLLPEEGYDHNKTLKLIDSLEADPNNKGILLYVNSPGGGVYESDELYQRLLKYKKTTERPVWTYMANMAASGGYYISMASDKIIANSQTWTGSIGVIISLTNYKELMDKIGVKSVLFTSGRNKAMGSSGTDMTDEQKQIFQSLVDEPYNGFVGIVAKGRHMDEAKVRTLADGRIYTAKQALENKLIDKIAGYEDAQAEFKEVLGGSVEFYTPTYPTSPLTSLFSMANHYTRSDADKLADLMEIKESGVPMYYAAIGE; encoded by the coding sequence ATGAACAAAAAGCAGATTACCGGACTCATTGCAGCCGCACTTGTCTTTGTATTTGTCTGCGGCTCCAGCATGGCGATTCGCAGCTTTGCTGGACAGCAGGAAACCAACTATTTCGACAAGCTGCTGGGGGCAGCCGAGGACGTTTCTCAAGACTTCCCGACTAGTCCGTTCGTAGGCGTGGTTACTGTGGAGGGAACCATTCAGGCATCTTCCTCAACCTCTTCCCTGCTGCCGGAGGAAGGCTACGACCACAACAAAACCTTAAAGCTGATTGACAGCTTAGAGGCTGACCCGAACAACAAAGGAATTCTTTTATACGTCAACTCGCCGGGCGGCGGTGTATATGAAAGCGACGAGCTATACCAGCGCCTGCTGAAATACAAGAAAACCACGGAGCGGCCGGTTTGGACCTATATGGCAAACATGGCGGCCTCCGGCGGGTATTACATCTCCATGGCGTCTGACAAGATTATTGCCAACAGCCAAACCTGGACCGGTTCGATTGGCGTAATCATTTCCTTAACCAACTACAAGGAGCTTATGGATAAAATCGGGGTGAAGAGCGTTCTGTTCACCAGCGGGAGAAACAAGGCCATGGGCAGCTCCGGAACCGATATGACTGACGAACAGAAACAGATTTTCCAGTCCCTTGTGGATGAACCGTACAACGGCTTTGTCGGCATCGTGGCCAAGGGCCGCCATATGGATGAAGCGAAGGTACGTACTCTGGCGGACGGCAGAATCTATACCGCCAAACAGGCGCTGGAGAATAAGCTGATCGACAAAATTGCCGGTTACGAGGATGCGCAGGCCGAATTCAAGGAAGTGTTGGGCGGCTCTGTGGAGTTTTACACCCCCACCTACCCTACTTCGCCGTTAACGTCCCTGTTCTCTATGGCAAATCACTACACCCGCAGCGACGCGGATAAACTGGCCGACCTGATGGAAATCAAAGAGAGCGGGGTGCCGATGTATTATGCAGCCATTGGAGAATAA
- a CDS encoding 5'-methylthioadenosine/adenosylhomocysteine nucleosidase, whose protein sequence is MIGIIGAMPIEVEGLKSRLQNSQTETLAGLEFCKGTLSGVECVVAHCNPGKVNAALCAQLMITHYQPRLVINSGVAGGIGESIHIGDLVLSTAVVQHDMDTSPLGDKRGYLSGVGLIEIPASEKLIQLLGRTAPEVYKGAVHTGVIATGDQFICDSAKLHELNHDFGALACEMEGGAVGQVCYVNGVDFIVLRTISDNADDDAKMDYATFAPIAAQRGIDLLCRILPELT, encoded by the coding sequence ATGATCGGAATTATCGGCGCGATGCCCATTGAAGTTGAGGGACTGAAAAGCAGACTGCAAAATTCGCAGACGGAAACACTGGCGGGACTGGAATTTTGCAAGGGAACGCTGTCCGGCGTAGAATGCGTTGTCGCACACTGCAACCCCGGCAAGGTGAACGCCGCGCTGTGCGCCCAGCTGATGATTACCCACTACCAGCCCCGGCTGGTGATTAACAGCGGAGTGGCAGGCGGAATCGGCGAAAGCATTCACATCGGTGATTTGGTGCTTTCCACCGCTGTTGTGCAACACGATATGGATACTTCGCCTCTGGGGGATAAGCGGGGCTATTTGTCCGGCGTGGGGCTGATTGAGATCCCCGCTTCGGAAAAGCTGATTCAGCTGCTTGGGCGGACGGCGCCGGAGGTTTACAAGGGCGCGGTACATACGGGTGTAATCGCTACGGGCGACCAGTTTATCTGCGATTCAGCAAAGCTGCATGAGCTAAATCACGATTTTGGCGCTCTGGCCTGTGAAATGGAGGGCGGCGCTGTCGGGCAGGTCTGCTATGTAAACGGCGTGGATTTTATCGTGCTGCGCACGATTTCAGACAACGCTGACGATGACGCAAAAATGGATTACGCGACGTTCGCCCCAATTGCCGCCCAGCGCGGGATTGACCTGCTGTGCCGCATTCTTCCCGAGTTGACCTGA